In Papio anubis isolate 15944 chromosome 20, Panubis1.0, whole genome shotgun sequence, a single window of DNA contains:
- the STAP2 gene encoding signal-transducing adaptor protein 2 produces the protein MAPAVKATRVPKPKGVLPSHYYESFLEKKGSCDRPRTNSGNLSCWGAETQQVWKCEGFILAVVELRVPSNLTLLPGHLYMMAEVLAKEEARRALETPSCFLKVSRLEAQLLLERYPECGNLLLRPSGDGADGVSVTTRQMHNGTHVVRHYKVKREGPKYVIDVEEPFSCTSLDAVVNYFVSHTKKALVPFLLDEDYEKVLGYVEADKENGESVWVAPSALGPGPAPCTGGPKLLPPASVPVSSQEKLPLLPPLPPLPNQEENYVTPIGDAPVVDYENQDVASSSQPVIVKPKKLPKPPAKLPKPPTGPKLEPRVFNGGLARKLPASSAQPLFPTAGLADMTAELQKKLEKRRALEH, from the exons ATGGCCCCTGCCGTGAAGGCCACCCGGGTCCCCAAGCCTAAGGGTGTCCTGCCTTCACACTACTATGAGAGCTTTCTAGAGAAGAAGGGGTCCTGTGACCGG cccAGGACAAACTCCGGGAACCTCAGCTGCTGGG GTGCAGAGACCCAGCAGGTGTGGAAATGTGAAGGCTTCATCTTAGCGGTGGTGGAG CTCCGTGTCCCGTCCAACCTGACCCTGCTTCCTGGGCACCTATACATGATGGCTGAAGTCTTGGCCAAAGAGGAGGCGCGCCGTGCACTGGAGACACCCTC GTGCTTCCTGAAGGTGAGCCGGCTGGAGGCACAACTGCTCCTGGAGCGCTACCCCGAGTGCGGGAACCTGCTGCTGCGGCCCAGCGGGGACGGTGCTGACGGCGTGTCGGTCACCACGCGGCAGATGCACAATGG GACACACGTGGTCCGGCATTACAAGGTGAAGCGGGAGGGCCCCAAGTACGTGATCGACGTGGAAGAGCCG TTCTCTTGCACCTCCCTGGACGCCGTGGTCAACTATTTCGTGTCGCACACCAAAAAGGCGCTGGTGCCATTCCTGTTGGACGAGGACTACGAGAAGGTGCTAG GCTACGTGGAAGCCGATAAGGAGAATGGCGAGAGTGTGTGGGTGGCGCCCTCCGCCCTGGGCCCAG GTCCTGCACCCTGCACAGGTGGCCCCAAGCTGCTGCCACCTGCATCTGTGCCTGTGTCCAGCCAGGAGAAGCTGCCCCTGTTACCCCCACTGCCCCCACTACCGAACCAGGAAGAGAACTACGTGACCCCCATTGGAGATGCCCCAGTTGTTGACTATGAGAACCAAGATG TGGCTTCCTCTAGTCAGCCGGTCATCGTGAAGCCGAAGAAGTTGCCAAAGCCTCCTGCAAAGCTTCCAAAGCCACCCACTGGACCCAAGCTAG AGCCCAGAGTCTTTAATGGTGGCTTGGCCAGGAAGCTGCCAGCCAGCTCAGCCCAACCTCTCTTCCCCACAGCTG GGCTGGCGGACATGACGGCAGAGCTACAGAAGAAGCTGGAGAAGAGGCGGGCACTGGAGCACTGA